Proteins encoded together in one Micromonospora kangleipakensis window:
- a CDS encoding ABC transporter permease: protein MRVAEAWRVALDALRANRMRSALTMLGVIIGVASVVLLVAIGTGTKQKVEQQVEGLGSNLLLVVPGKIEVGTAPVVSPLTLKDVDAVSRVVGDPGRVAVTVASGATARAGNRSDFTTVQGVLETTPTVFTRSLARGRYLTGADVDTSRRVAVLGASVATALFPDRDPLGQQVALAGVRFRVIGVFASLGQSLGVDRDDEVHVPVTAAQRLWGTQRVDGIAVKAPDRERIGELGDRIVAELSRRHPDTEFSAVTQQQILGVLGDILGVLTGVLAAIAGISLLVGGVGVSNIMLVSVRERTREIGLRKAVGARPRDIGVQFLLEAVLLTAIGGLIGMALGVGTALLVDVVSPIPAAITWWSLALAFGVSAAVGIVFGVVPAQRAGRLDPVVALRAE, encoded by the coding sequence GTGAGGGTGGCCGAGGCCTGGCGGGTGGCGCTGGACGCGCTGCGGGCCAACCGGATGCGCAGCGCGCTGACCATGCTCGGTGTGATCATCGGGGTGGCGTCCGTGGTGCTGCTGGTGGCGATCGGCACCGGCACCAAGCAGAAGGTCGAGCAGCAGGTCGAGGGGCTCGGCTCGAACCTGCTCCTGGTGGTGCCCGGCAAGATCGAGGTGGGCACCGCCCCGGTGGTCTCGCCGCTGACCCTGAAGGACGTCGACGCGGTGTCCCGGGTGGTCGGCGACCCGGGCCGGGTGGCCGTCACCGTCGCGTCCGGGGCCACCGCACGGGCCGGCAACCGGTCGGACTTCACCACCGTCCAGGGGGTGCTGGAGACCACCCCGACGGTCTTCACCCGGTCGCTGGCCCGGGGTCGCTACCTCACCGGGGCCGACGTGGACACCAGCCGGCGGGTGGCGGTGCTCGGCGCGTCCGTCGCCACCGCGCTCTTCCCCGACCGGGACCCGCTCGGCCAGCAGGTCGCGCTGGCCGGCGTGCGGTTCCGGGTGATCGGCGTCTTCGCGTCGCTCGGGCAGAGCCTCGGCGTGGACCGGGACGACGAGGTGCACGTGCCGGTGACCGCGGCGCAGCGGCTCTGGGGCACCCAGCGGGTCGACGGCATCGCGGTCAAGGCGCCGGACCGGGAGCGGATCGGCGAACTGGGCGACCGGATCGTCGCCGAGCTGTCCCGCCGCCACCCGGACACCGAGTTCAGCGCGGTCACCCAGCAGCAGATCCTCGGCGTGCTCGGCGACATCCTCGGCGTGCTGACCGGCGTGCTGGCCGCCATCGCCGGCATCTCGCTGCTCGTCGGCGGCGTCGGCGTCTCCAACATCATGCTGGTCTCGGTCCGCGAGCGGACCCGGGAGATCGGCCTGCGCAAGGCGGTGGGCGCCCGTCCCCGGGACATCGGCGTGCAGTTCCTGCTCGAGGCGGTGCTGCTCACCGCCATCGGCGGGCTGATCGGGATGGCCCTCGGCGTGGGCACCGCACTGCTGGTCGACGTGGTCTCGCCGATCCCGGCCGCGATCACCTGGTGGTCGCTGGCGCTCGCCTTCGGGGTCTCCGCCGCGGTCGGCATCGTCTTCGGGGTGGTCCCGGCCCAGCGGGCCGGCCGCCTCGACCCGGTGGTCGCGCTGCGCGCCGAGTGA
- a CDS encoding NAD-dependent epimerase/dehydratase family protein translates to MTPGGTPGAPGVVVVTGVGRYLGAHVAARLAADPRIERVIGVDPATPGPEFTDLLDRVERIRLDLDSLGGLLADLEVDAVVHLALVSALDPQHGGRAAMKEQNVIGTMQLLAACQRAPRLRKLVVRSSTAAYGASFRDPAVFTEETEPREVPRGGFGRDILDIEGYVRGFRRRRPDVTATVLRFAPFIGSTADTTLTRYFSQPVVPTVFGRDPRLQFVHFDDALEVLHRSIVEEHPGTYNVAGPGVLSLTQAIRRAGRVAMPVLEPGLSGAAAIVRNLGFGRYGLDQVDLFVHGRVVDTTRLEREYGFTPRSTAAAFDDFIRAHHGGVVVSRDQLAAAEQLVLEGIRQVRSAVRERS, encoded by the coding sequence ATGACCCCCGGTGGCACCCCAGGTGCTCCGGGGGTCGTCGTCGTGACCGGGGTCGGCCGCTACCTCGGCGCCCACGTCGCCGCCCGGCTCGCCGCCGATCCCCGGATCGAACGGGTCATCGGCGTCGACCCGGCCACCCCCGGCCCCGAGTTCACCGACCTGCTCGACCGGGTCGAGCGCATTCGCCTCGACCTGGACTCCCTCGGTGGCCTCCTCGCCGACCTGGAGGTCGACGCCGTCGTCCACCTGGCGCTGGTCAGCGCCCTCGACCCGCAGCACGGCGGCCGGGCGGCGATGAAGGAACAGAACGTCATCGGCACCATGCAGCTGCTCGCCGCCTGCCAGCGGGCGCCCCGGCTGCGCAAGCTCGTGGTCCGCTCGTCGACCGCCGCGTACGGCGCGTCGTTCCGCGACCCGGCGGTCTTCACCGAGGAGACCGAGCCGCGCGAGGTGCCGCGCGGCGGTTTCGGCCGCGACATCCTCGACATCGAGGGGTACGTCCGCGGGTTCCGCCGCCGCCGTCCCGACGTCACCGCCACCGTGCTGCGCTTCGCGCCGTTCATCGGCTCCACCGCGGACACCACGCTGACCCGCTACTTCTCCCAGCCGGTGGTGCCCACCGTCTTCGGCCGCGACCCGCGGCTGCAGTTCGTCCACTTCGATGACGCGCTCGAGGTGCTGCACCGGTCGATCGTCGAGGAGCACCCGGGGACGTACAACGTCGCCGGCCCGGGCGTGCTCTCCCTCACCCAGGCGATCCGCCGGGCCGGCCGGGTGGCCATGCCGGTGCTGGAGCCCGGTCTCTCCGGCGCGGCGGCGATCGTCCGCAACCTCGGCTTCGGCCGCTACGGTCTGGACCAGGTCGACCTCTTCGTGCACGGTCGGGTGGTGGACACCACCAGGCTCGAGCGGGAGTACGGCTTCACGCCGCGCTCGACCGCCGCCGCGTTCGACGACTTCATCCGCGCCCACCACGGTGGCGTGGTGGTGAGCCGGGATCAGCTCGCCGCCGCCGAGCAGCTGGTGCTGGAGGGCATCCGGCAGGTCCGCTCGGCCGTGCGGGAGCGGTCGTGA
- a CDS encoding TetR/AcrR family transcriptional regulator, with translation MPRAGLTPQTVVQAAARLADEVGYDRLTLAALANRLGVALPSLYKHVKGADALNQKLAALATAELADGMIAAAAGRAGVDALRGVATAWRDYAHRHPGRYPAAQQVPDAADPDHVAAGRRALDAIYAILRGYGLTGDDAVDAARIFRSAVHGFVTLEAAGGFGLPRGVDRSFDQLVAALDTAFRDWRSR, from the coding sequence GTGCCTAGGGCCGGCCTCACCCCGCAGACCGTCGTCCAGGCGGCCGCCCGGCTCGCCGACGAGGTCGGCTACGACCGGCTCACCCTGGCCGCCCTCGCCAACCGGCTCGGCGTCGCGCTGCCCAGCCTCTACAAGCACGTCAAGGGCGCCGACGCGCTGAACCAGAAGCTGGCCGCGCTCGCCACCGCCGAGCTGGCCGACGGGATGATCGCCGCCGCGGCGGGCCGGGCGGGCGTGGACGCGCTGCGCGGGGTCGCCACCGCCTGGCGGGACTACGCCCACCGGCACCCCGGCCGCTACCCGGCGGCCCAGCAGGTGCCCGACGCCGCCGACCCCGACCACGTCGCGGCCGGCCGGCGTGCCCTCGACGCGATCTACGCGATTCTCCGCGGGTACGGCCTCACCGGCGACGACGCCGTCGACGCCGCCAGGATCTTCCGCAGCGCGGTGCACGGCTTCGTCACCCTGGAGGCGGCCGGCGGATTCGGCCTGCCCCGCGGCGTCGACCGCTCCTTCGACCAGCTGGTGGCCGCGTTGGACACCGCGTTCCGGGACTGGAGGTCGCGATGA
- a CDS encoding 30S ribosomal protein bS22 — MGSVVKKRRKRMAKKKHRKLLRKTRVQRRRLGK, encoded by the coding sequence ATGGGCTCGGTGGTCAAGAAGCGCCGCAAGCGCATGGCTAAGAAGAAGCACCGCAAGCTGCTGCGCAAGACCCGCGTCCAGCGTCGCCGTCTCGGCAAGTGA
- a CDS encoding YrdB family protein, which produces MKAPLLALIFLLELAMLAAAAWWGFTLDAGWSVRLLAGLGAPLLIAVVWGTFCSPRATVSLPAPAKMAVQAACFVTGGVLLALAGHPVPAVLLVALWAVDKTLLRLAGDPA; this is translated from the coding sequence ATGAAGGCCCCGTTGTTGGCACTCATCTTCCTGCTGGAGCTGGCGATGCTCGCCGCCGCCGCGTGGTGGGGCTTCACCCTCGACGCCGGGTGGTCCGTCCGCCTCCTCGCCGGGCTCGGCGCGCCACTGCTGATCGCGGTCGTCTGGGGCACCTTCTGCTCGCCGAGGGCCACCGTGTCGCTGCCCGCGCCCGCCAAGATGGCCGTCCAGGCCGCCTGCTTCGTCACCGGCGGCGTGCTCCTCGCGCTGGCCGGCCACCCGGTGCCGGCGGTCCTGCTGGTCGCGCTCTGGGCGGTGGACAAGACGCTGCTCCGCCTGGCCGGCGACCCGGCCTGA
- a CDS encoding glutathionylspermidine synthase family protein gives MRREASTPRPDWDATIRSQGLVYVDTELPDGGIMSYWDETAAYAFELDEVLRLEEATEELHRMSVAAAEHVVTRNRYAEFGIPAWAAEAVARSLREAPPTLYGRFDLWYDGSWPPKLLEYNADTPTSLVEASIVQWHWLEHTRPGSDQWNSLHERLVGAWAKIGAGLHDRRVHVVWSNEEESGEDQITAGYLAETARQAGLDVELLPIQHVGWDGRRFVDAADRPVTTCFKLYPWEWMLAEPYGPLALDPGTPTTWIEPAWKLLLSNKALLAVLWELYPDHEYLLPAYLDSPRGMSEYVAKPLLGREGGSVRIVTGGAEITNPGIYGEEGFCYQQFRALPEFAGSRMVLGSWIVDGESAGAGVRESESLITDGYARFPPHYIDAPRTP, from the coding sequence ATGCGCCGCGAGGCCAGCACCCCCCGCCCCGACTGGGACGCCACCATCCGCTCCCAGGGCCTGGTGTACGTCGACACCGAGCTGCCCGACGGCGGGATCATGTCGTACTGGGACGAGACCGCGGCGTACGCCTTCGAGCTGGACGAGGTGCTCCGGCTGGAGGAGGCGACCGAGGAGCTGCACCGGATGTCGGTGGCCGCGGCCGAGCACGTGGTGACCCGCAACCGGTACGCCGAGTTCGGCATCCCGGCCTGGGCCGCCGAGGCGGTCGCCCGCTCCCTGCGCGAGGCGCCGCCGACCCTCTACGGCCGCTTCGACCTCTGGTACGACGGCTCCTGGCCGCCGAAGCTGCTGGAGTACAACGCCGACACCCCAACCTCGCTGGTCGAGGCGAGCATCGTCCAGTGGCACTGGCTGGAGCACACCCGGCCCGGGTCCGACCAGTGGAACAGCCTGCACGAGCGGCTGGTCGGCGCGTGGGCGAAGATCGGCGCCGGCCTGCACGACCGGCGGGTGCACGTGGTCTGGTCGAACGAGGAGGAGTCCGGCGAGGACCAGATCACCGCCGGCTACCTCGCGGAGACCGCCCGCCAGGCCGGCCTGGACGTCGAGCTGCTGCCCATCCAGCACGTCGGCTGGGACGGCCGGCGCTTCGTCGACGCCGCCGACCGCCCGGTCACCACCTGCTTCAAGCTCTACCCGTGGGAGTGGATGCTCGCCGAGCCGTACGGGCCGCTGGCGCTGGACCCGGGCACCCCGACCACCTGGATCGAGCCGGCCTGGAAGCTGCTGCTGTCGAACAAGGCGCTGCTCGCCGTGCTCTGGGAGCTCTACCCGGACCACGAGTACCTGCTCCCGGCATACCTGGACTCGCCGCGCGGCATGTCGGAGTACGTGGCGAAGCCGCTGCTCGGCCGGGAGGGCGGCTCGGTACGGATCGTCACCGGCGGCGCCGAGATCACCAATCCGGGCATCTACGGCGAGGAGGGGTTCTGCTACCAGCAGTTCCGCGCGCTGCCCGAGTTCGCCGGCAGCCGGATGGTGCTGGGGAGCTGGATCGTCGACGGCGAGTCGGCCGGCGCGGGCGTACGCGAGAGCGAGAGCCTCATCACGGACGGTTATGCGCGATTTCCGCCGCACTACATCGACGCGCCACGTACCCCGTGA
- a CDS encoding helix-turn-helix domain-containing protein produces MAGSQSDGRLSDVRFLTVAEVATVMRVSKMTVYRLVHSGELTAVRVGRSFRVPEHAVHEYLRGAFQETA; encoded by the coding sequence ATGGCCGGGTCACAGTCCGACGGTCGGCTGTCGGATGTCAGGTTCCTGACCGTCGCCGAGGTGGCGACGGTCATGCGGGTCTCCAAGATGACGGTCTACCGTCTCGTGCACAGCGGTGAGCTGACCGCGGTACGGGTGGGCCGGTCGTTCCGGGTGCCCGAGCACGCCGTCCACGAGTATCTCCGGGGCGCGTTTCAGGAGACCGCCTGA
- a CDS encoding ABC transporter ATP-binding protein: MPAIEAVDVSRTYQLDGVSVPALRGVSLTIAPGDYVAVIGPSGSGKSTLMHLLGGLDRPTGGRLVIGGRDVATLSAPELATLRNETIGFVFQAFHLLPRTSAVDNVALPLVYRGIGARQRRERAAAMLGRVGLGHRLHHRPNQLSGGEQQRVAIARALVTDPAVLLADEPTGNLDTATGEAVLELLERLNAESEVALVMVTHDQEVAARARRRIAVRDGLIRSDTVTAGGDRLHDRPLSDRDGRPETLDAAPSAEPRSASGSGPGHPSGGSGGAIGATGRLPRHVDRAGGAS; this comes from the coding sequence GTGCCGGCGATCGAGGCGGTCGACGTGTCCCGGACGTACCAGCTGGACGGGGTCTCGGTGCCGGCGCTGCGCGGGGTGTCGCTGACCATCGCGCCCGGCGACTACGTCGCGGTGATCGGGCCGTCCGGCTCCGGCAAGTCCACCCTGATGCACCTGCTCGGCGGGCTGGACCGGCCGACCGGCGGCCGGCTGGTGATCGGCGGGCGGGACGTGGCGACGCTCTCCGCCCCGGAGTTGGCGACGCTGCGCAACGAGACCATCGGCTTCGTCTTCCAGGCGTTCCACCTGCTGCCGCGGACGTCCGCGGTGGACAATGTGGCGCTGCCGCTGGTGTACCGGGGGATCGGCGCGCGGCAGCGGCGGGAGCGGGCGGCGGCGATGCTCGGCCGGGTGGGGTTGGGGCACCGGCTGCACCACCGGCCCAACCAGCTCTCCGGCGGCGAGCAGCAGCGGGTGGCCATCGCCCGGGCGCTGGTCACCGACCCGGCGGTGCTGCTCGCCGACGAGCCGACCGGCAACCTGGACACCGCGACCGGTGAGGCGGTGCTGGAGCTGCTGGAACGGTTGAACGCCGAGTCCGAGGTGGCCCTGGTGATGGTCACCCACGACCAGGAGGTGGCCGCCCGGGCCCGCCGGCGGATCGCCGTCCGGGACGGCCTGATCCGCTCCGACACGGTCACCGCGGGCGGTGACCGCCTCCATGATCGACCGCTGTCCGACCGCGACGGACGACCTGAGACACTGGACGCCGCTCCCAGCGCGGAGCCCCGGTCCGCGTCCGGAAGCGGCCCGGGGCACCCGTCCGGTGGCTCCGGTGGCGCCATCGGAGCCACCGGGCGCCTTCCGCGCCACGTGGATCGCGCCGGGGGTGCGTCGTGA
- a CDS encoding VOC family protein codes for MTTSGSPHVRIARPSRDLAAAERFWVEGLGLRVLHRGAAGGPGEHDLVMVGWPDAGWHLELVGGDQLAVEPSPTAEDLFVLYLDGPVDDELADRLERAGGTRVSAGPYWDRWGVTFADPDGYRLVLSTRAWSNG; via the coding sequence ATGACGACCTCGGGAAGCCCGCACGTCCGCATCGCCCGCCCCAGCCGCGACCTGGCCGCGGCCGAACGCTTCTGGGTGGAGGGCCTGGGTCTGCGCGTGCTCCACCGGGGCGCGGCCGGCGGGCCGGGCGAGCACGACCTGGTGATGGTGGGCTGGCCGGACGCGGGCTGGCACCTGGAACTGGTCGGCGGCGACCAGCTCGCCGTCGAGCCGAGCCCGACCGCCGAGGACCTGTTCGTCCTCTACCTGGACGGACCCGTCGACGACGAGCTGGCCGACCGACTGGAACGGGCCGGCGGGACGCGGGTCTCCGCCGGCCCGTACTGGGACCGCTGGGGGGTGACGTTCGCCGACCCGGACGGCTACCGCCTGGTGCTGAGCACCCGGGCCTGGTCGAACGGGTGA
- a CDS encoding proline dehydrogenase family protein: protein MLRSVILAASRSSQVERLVATAPFTRDVVRRFVAGAGTDDALRATRGLVADGLAVTLDNLGEDTVTPEQANATRDEYLKLLRLLSAAGLTPAAEVSVKLSALGQMFDEQLAYDNARAICAAADAAGTTVTLDMEDHTTTDSTLDVLAKLRKDYPSTGAVLQAYLRRTESDCRELSGAGSRVRLCKGAYKEPESVAYQSAREVDKSYVRCLNVLMAGDGYPMLATHDPRLIAIGEDRARWFDRGPNRFEFQMLYGIRPEEQARLVGEGYTVRTYLPYGEDWYGYLMRRLAERPANLMFFGRALISKK, encoded by the coding sequence ATGCTCCGTTCCGTCATCCTCGCCGCCTCCCGGTCATCCCAGGTCGAGCGGCTCGTCGCGACGGCCCCGTTCACCCGGGACGTCGTCCGCCGGTTCGTCGCCGGCGCCGGCACCGACGACGCGTTGCGCGCGACCCGCGGACTCGTCGCCGACGGTCTCGCGGTCACCCTCGACAACCTCGGCGAGGACACCGTCACCCCCGAGCAGGCGAACGCCACCCGGGACGAATACCTCAAGCTGCTGCGGCTGCTCTCCGCCGCCGGCCTCACCCCCGCCGCCGAGGTGAGCGTGAAGCTCTCCGCGCTCGGCCAGATGTTCGACGAGCAGCTCGCGTACGACAACGCCCGGGCGATCTGCGCGGCGGCCGACGCCGCCGGCACCACGGTCACCCTGGACATGGAGGACCACACCACCACCGACTCGACCCTGGACGTCCTGGCCAAGCTGCGCAAGGACTACCCGTCGACCGGTGCGGTGCTCCAGGCGTACCTGCGGCGGACCGAGTCGGACTGCCGGGAGCTGTCCGGCGCGGGGTCGCGGGTGCGGCTCTGCAAGGGCGCGTACAAGGAGCCGGAGTCGGTGGCCTACCAGTCCGCCCGGGAGGTGGACAAGTCGTACGTCCGCTGCCTGAACGTGCTGATGGCCGGCGACGGATACCCGATGCTGGCCACCCACGACCCGCGCCTGATCGCCATCGGCGAGGACCGGGCCCGCTGGTTCGACCGCGGCCCAAACCGCTTCGAGTTCCAGATGCTGTACGGCATCCGCCCGGAGGAGCAGGCCCGCCTGGTCGGCGAGGGCTACACCGTCCGCACCTACCTGCCGTACGGCGAGGACTGGTACGGCTACCTGATGCGCCGCCTCGCAGAGCGCCCGGCCAACCTGATGTTCTTCGGCCGGGCCCTGATCTCCAAGAAGTGA
- a CDS encoding alpha/beta fold hydrolase — protein MAMLISQVARDGGTITYEVHGEGPLVVLSHGMGENRRSFRHLIPLLVRAGYRVASADVRGHGDSSPHWSTYAPAEVGADLLAVVRALGGGPATLVGSSSSGSAVVFAAADAPELVNGIVQVSPFVAEPKPNPFMRVAQAAVLRSPRLFGMFHKTLFPAGRPADDAAYRREMVAGLRGRMDAVRGVIAPVAPHWTARAAEVRQPVLVLMGTKDPDFKDPGAEARAARRLFATAEARMIDDSGHYPHADQPEATAAQLVEFLAVTTRA, from the coding sequence ATGGCTATGCTGATTAGCCAGGTGGCGCGGGACGGCGGAACCATCACGTACGAGGTGCACGGGGAGGGGCCGCTGGTCGTCCTCTCGCACGGCATGGGAGAGAACCGGCGGTCCTTCCGCCACCTGATCCCCCTCCTGGTCCGGGCCGGCTACCGGGTGGCCTCGGCCGACGTCCGGGGCCACGGCGACTCCAGCCCGCACTGGTCGACGTACGCCCCGGCCGAGGTCGGCGCGGACCTGCTCGCCGTGGTCCGGGCCCTCGGCGGCGGCCCGGCCACCCTGGTCGGCAGCTCGTCCAGTGGGTCCGCCGTGGTCTTCGCCGCCGCCGACGCGCCCGAGCTGGTCAACGGCATCGTGCAGGTCAGCCCGTTCGTCGCCGAGCCGAAGCCCAACCCGTTCATGCGGGTCGCCCAGGCGGCGGTGCTGCGCAGCCCCCGGCTCTTCGGCATGTTCCACAAGACGCTCTTCCCGGCCGGGCGGCCGGCCGACGACGCCGCGTACCGCAGGGAGATGGTCGCCGGGCTGCGCGGCCGGATGGACGCCGTGCGCGGGGTGATCGCGCCGGTCGCGCCGCACTGGACCGCCCGGGCCGCCGAGGTGCGGCAGCCGGTCCTGGTGCTGATGGGTACGAAGGACCCGGACTTCAAGGACCCGGGTGCCGAGGCCCGGGCGGCCCGGCGGCTCTTCGCCACCGCCGAGGCGCGCATGATCGACGACTCCGGGCACTACCCGCACGCCGACCAGCCCGAGGCCACCGCCGCCCAGCTGGTCGAGTTCCTGGCGGTGACCACCCGTGCCTAG
- a CDS encoding efflux RND transporter periplasmic adaptor subunit, which translates to MGRVACTHSPRPPIGTRPRLLTALLAVVALTGTTAASCGDEKSPVALAQVGRSAVTEVIDAPATVTARAAATLTAPADGTLASLRVQPGQRVRRGQVLAVISSPSAQDRLRQAREALRAAKRAGRGVGVGDLGGSRRGTDKAAAEAFDAARVAAGKIGDPQLRSALLLQVESAQRQYESAARAADRAVNAVQRGVAGLNSAVGALSSAQRLQAQQAYDLAKATVDALTLRAPVDGVVQPGGTRSASGSADLAGLLGAGGAPGLDPSAFAPAQGGPPPGVDDAVPAGGRVTAGTPVLTVVDTGALGLLAEVDETDVLLVRAGVAASVELDAVTGATYDARVRSVDVLPSTSARGGVTYRVRLALGAGRLGEGEVAPAPRPGMNAVVHLRVREAADAVAVPASAVFSADGRDAVWVLRDGKADQVPVTVGVQGQDLVQIVSGVQAGDQVVVRGADHVRDGQELR; encoded by the coding sequence ATGGGCCGGGTGGCCTGCACCCACTCGCCGCGGCCCCCGATCGGCACGCGGCCCCGCCTGCTCACCGCCCTCCTCGCCGTCGTCGCCCTGACCGGCACCACCGCCGCCTCCTGCGGCGACGAGAAGTCCCCCGTCGCGCTGGCCCAGGTCGGCCGGTCCGCCGTCACCGAGGTGATCGACGCCCCGGCCACGGTGACCGCCCGGGCCGCCGCGACCCTCACCGCGCCCGCCGACGGCACCCTTGCCAGCCTGCGCGTCCAGCCCGGACAGCGGGTGCGCCGGGGGCAGGTGCTCGCCGTCATCAGCTCACCGTCCGCCCAGGACCGGCTCCGGCAGGCCCGCGAGGCGCTGCGCGCCGCGAAGCGGGCCGGCCGGGGCGTCGGCGTCGGCGACCTGGGCGGCAGCCGGCGCGGCACGGACAAGGCCGCGGCCGAGGCGTTCGACGCGGCCCGGGTCGCCGCCGGAAAGATCGGCGACCCGCAGCTGCGGTCCGCGCTGTTGCTCCAGGTGGAGTCCGCGCAGCGGCAGTACGAGTCGGCCGCGCGCGCCGCCGACCGGGCGGTCAACGCGGTGCAGCGGGGCGTGGCCGGGCTGAACTCCGCGGTCGGCGCGCTGTCCAGCGCCCAGCGACTCCAGGCCCAGCAGGCGTACGACCTGGCGAAGGCGACCGTCGACGCGCTCACGCTGCGCGCGCCGGTCGACGGGGTGGTGCAGCCCGGCGGCACCCGGTCCGCGAGCGGGTCGGCCGACCTGGCCGGGCTGCTCGGCGCGGGCGGCGCGCCGGGGCTGGACCCGTCGGCGTTCGCGCCCGCGCAGGGCGGCCCGCCGCCCGGTGTGGACGACGCCGTGCCGGCCGGTGGACGGGTCACCGCCGGGACCCCGGTGCTCACCGTGGTCGACACCGGCGCGCTGGGGCTGCTCGCCGAGGTCGACGAGACGGATGTGCTCCTGGTCCGGGCCGGCGTGGCCGCCTCGGTCGAGCTGGACGCGGTCACCGGCGCGACGTACGACGCCCGGGTCCGCTCGGTCGACGTGCTGCCCAGCACCTCCGCCCGGGGCGGGGTCACCTACCGGGTGCGGCTGGCCCTGGGCGCGGGCCGCCTCGGCGAGGGGGAGGTGGCCCCGGCGCCCCGCCCCGGCATGAACGCCGTGGTCCACCTCCGGGTCCGCGAGGCGGCCGACGCCGTCGCCGTGCCCGCCTCGGCGGTCTTCTCCGCCGACGGCCGGGACGCGGTCTGGGTGCTGCGGGACGGCAAGGCGGACCAGGTGCCGGTCACCGTGGGCGTGCAGGGGCAGGACCTGGTGCAGATCGTCAGCGGTGTGCAGGCGGGTGACCAGGTGGTGGTACGGGGCGCGGACCACGTCCGCGACGGTCAGGAACTCCGGTGA